The following is a genomic window from Garra rufa chromosome 4, GarRuf1.0, whole genome shotgun sequence.
tagatgagtttgttttttcatcagaacagatttggagatagttggcattacatcacttgctcaccaaaaaatcctctgcagtgaatgggtgccgtcagattgagagtccaaacagctgataaaaacatcacaatactcCACGCCACTCAAGTCTaacagttaacatcttgtaaagagaaaagctgcatgtttgtaagaaacaaatccatcaagacattttaaATTGCTTTCGaaaatccataatattgctttctccaataAAAACGTCTGAataaggagagaaatatgcacagatcaagctctTGATTTCAAACAAAATCAGAAACAATTCTCAacaaatttcttttgatgtgagaggacaacagaggatggactttttcactagagTAGTGTGGACTACTTGTGTATTACTGTGATTtttatatcagctgtttggactctcattctgacggcacccattcactccagaggatccattttTGAGCAAGAGATGCAATGATACAtttctctaaatcaatttttgggtgaacatttAGTATAATAATTTATAGGTATATATCTGCATATATGAACAATTCTGTCAGCTTATGTTGGCAAATCTGTGTACTGTATGTGTTGGCGAAGACAGTAAAGTTTGAACAGAAGGAGCCACTTAAACTGATCCTATTAGGATTGAGAGTAAAAATCCTAAATGTTTCCCCATTTGACGCTGGGATTGAGCTGGACCACATGCTCCAACCTCGCTCCGGTCAAGATTGTACGGTTTCACCGGGCCTGGGATTTAAAAGGAGCAGGGTCTGTTAAGCAGATCAAACCAAAATGGCTTTGTCTTGGTCTGCTTAACAGCAACACTTCCTCTGCTTCCTTCCTCTGACCCAGACCTCGTTGAAAGCAGGGGAAAGTGACCAGTGTGGCTCAGGGTACTTACCTCTGGTGATCTCTGACTCTAGCCAGTAGCTGAGTGACCTGTAAGGGACACATACGGAAGCCTTGCTAAGCACAAAAGACAATATCAGCAGGACCAGCCGATGGGGAAACCTGTGGATTCGCAGACGTCCGCTGCCTGATTACAGCCACGAGCACGTCACCCGCCTTCACCCAAGGCAGGGACCGATCGAGAGCCCAGACCCGACATCAAACTGACCGACAACAGTGACTGACAGCAGGCTACACAACAAGTGAGGTGGCCGCCCTCACAGCCGGTTACTTACAACTTTTGTTGTTCATTGATTCGGGTCTGGAACACATTCATCTGGAAGCAAGTCACAGTTTTAGACAGGCAGGccatagcctttttttttttgacgacCAAGTTGGAACTAATTTAGTGgctaaaaatgtgaccctggaccacaaaactagtcataagggtgactttttttaaattgagattcatgcataagcattccattgatgggacagtatttggccgagatacaactatttgaaaatcttcatttgagggtgcaaaaaaatctaaatactgagaaaatcgcctttaaatttgtccaaatgttcttagcaattcatattactgatcataaattaagttttgatttattaacaataaaaacttaaaatatgttcatgtaacatgatctttacttaatattctaatgatttaaaaaaaaattataattttgacccatacaatgtatttttgtctattgttacaaatatacccgtgctacttttgactgattttgtggttcagggtcacaaattatttcAATTCCATAATGTAAAAATATTGGTGCATTAATGACTTCTGGGAAGTTTGTATTTACAAGTCATGTGTGTCAACTGCATTCAAAcaactttgtttttttgcataaaatttaccaacatttaaaattaaactcTTTAACTGTTTTCTCAACTGTTAAACTCTGGGCTTGTTAAACTGTAAAACATCTTTCTTTTAAATCAAATGTTGACACTTGTAATTATGATTTTGTGGTGATATTCATGTGCGTTTATCTCGTAAATACAATATTTCTGACATGACTTGAACACACCatatgacatatttcagagtaaaTTAGATATTTAACAAGACAAAAGCAAGGTAGGACTTTTACCTtacaaaaaatatagaaatatgtaaaaacaaaaaacaacaaaaaccaaAGTAATGTCGATATGACAAAGCTTGGCtgtgtcatttttgggtggaaaACCAATTAATTATTTACAATAACACCAAAAATGTGTATTAAAAGGTAAATTAAGTTAATTTCATGTTTACTTGCGTTGTGTCAAAGTAtcaaaacattttatataatattttccaATATGTTTTCGGTAGATTCAAGCTTACAATATATGTCAACATCTGGTACTGATGTACATGAAGAAACAGTTttctgtcattccaaacccttaagacctttgctcatcttcagaacaaaaaataagatatttttgataaaatacaagctttctgaccctaaacaacaacgcaactaccacgttcaagtaccagaaaggtagtaaggacattgtttaaaTAGTCCATAGTGGTTTAACTATAATGTCATGAAGCtacaatactttttgtgcaaaaagaaaacaaaaataacgactttcttcaacaatttcttctcataTTACGTGTGCATGTGCATTCAGACAGAAGAGGAGAAAAGGTTgaaaaaagttgttatttttcttttccaACTACAAGTACttccgtagcttcataaaattatagttgaaccactaatgacacatgaactattttattgatgtccttataACCTTTCTGGGAATTGAACgtatcagttgcgttgctgtctatgcagggtcagaaagctcttggatttcatccaaaattatcttaatttgtgttccgaagataaacgtaggttttacagatttggaacaacatgagggagtaatttgaatttttgggtgaactgtcactttaaggcAACAGAGCAAAAGGAAATGGTTATTTGCAACAAAAATGCAATGTACAAAACTCATATTGACAGTGATTCTGTAACTGTAAACATTTATGTCATGTCAGCACTTACGTCATATTTCTGTCTCTTCAGTTTCTCGCTGAGGTCGAACTTCTCAGCCTCCAGCTGCATCATCCACTGCCAGAGCTCACTGGCCTTCTCTCTGCGAGAACCAATCAGAAGCTTCGTCAGTGGGCATTTCCTCAACACCAGCATTTCGACACCGTGCTCAGTGATAACTTACTTCAGTTTATCTTCAGACAGGTGATCGATGTTGAGTGGCTTTCTCCTCTCGGCCAggatcttcttcttcttctctctctccGTCTGTTTCTTCGCCCCCTTGCGGCCCTCGCCCTGCCAGACAAGATTGATGGTATTTGATTCACTTATTTGATTCATGTAATAATAATGTATGCTACTAGGTTGCCAGAAATCTCCTAATTCAAACCTTCTGCTGGATTCCTCCGTATTGGTGCGTCATGTTGGTAAGAGCTTTCTTCTTCTTAGCATCTTCATCTAGTTTCTTCCTCTGTTCCTCTTGCTCTCTTCTCTCCTTTTCTTCCTGAAGAAAGGCAATGGAAAGAGCTTCACTTATTTTCTCCTACATTTCTATTCTAGCATTCAGAGTTACAGAGGTAAATGGCTGCTTCCTATTGGCTAAAGCGAGTGTCACTCACAGCCAGACGGGcttgtctctctttctctttctccgcACGGATTCTCTGCTGCTCCGCCCTCTCAGTGCGACGCTTCTCCTGCACAGATACAACACCATCAATCACAAGTCAAGACACAATGTTATTTAGCTGTTTAATGCTATTCTAGACTATATACTCTTCTAAATTATAAATGACTTACGATTCTGTTGACCAGAGCAATCAGCTCCTCTTCATCTTTCTTCCTCTGGATGAAATGAGCCTCGATCAGAGACTGAAGCTCAGACAAATCCTTCTCCTGACGCTTTCTGTGGATGTcctattacacacacacaaaggtaTTGACATGAAAGCAATGTTTACACCAACATACAACTCTGTAGTATGAATAGCAACAATTTACAAATTGCAAAaatacactatatagccaaaagtatcgggacacccccttctaatgaacaggtttaactacttcagtaatttccatgagtacgaatcttaatgtttaagcatataatgatattctagggaattgtgtgcttttaattttatagcaacagtttggacacaacCCTTTTTTactctaacatgacaatgcctttgtgtataaagcaaggttcaaatagaaatgcTTGATTCAGTCattgtggaagaacttgactggtctgcataaagccaagccaaaaactcatcaccaaacaccaatgacttgtacatatgggtacagtcattttagacacttccaaaactggtgcaacagagatggaaatacaaattttaaatgcATGAGTTAtgcttccatctttgttgccacagttttggaagtgcctttttctgttcttaagaagggggtgtcccaatacttctgtccatagtgtatgtacaatacattggtgtttggcgatgggattttggctcaaggtctgcatttaaagtcacaccagaggcgTTCAACTGGGATtgggacttggctttatgcagaccagtcaagttctttcacactgactgaatcagttatttctctatgaaccttgccttatacacagaggaaTTGTCAtgatagaatagaaaagggtcctgtccaaactgttgctataaaattagaagcacacaagatttgtactcatggaaatgactaaagtagtcaaaccttttcattagaagggggtgtcccaatacttttgccaATATAGTGTATGTGGTATTCAACACATGACGCTTGTTTTTACTCCCGAAAAGACCGAAATGGTAGAAACACTGGGTATGTGTAAagctttgcttttttattttcctttttatcAATAGTCTCTTAGCCTAATTTTCAATTCTGAGTTTCAATTCAACATTCAACCATGATGAATGTAATGGAAACAATATACATCTAGATTTTTAATATCAACTACTTGACCAGACTATCAGAAAtgaaagggatagtccacccaaaaataaaaattccaacATCAGTTATTTACCCTCAAGTAGTTccaaagaatgttggtaaccaaatagttgaaggtagccattgacttccatagtatggggaaaaaaatactatggaaatcaatggctaccgtcaactgtttgttaccaacattcttcaaaatatcttcttttgtgttcaacagaagaaagaaactcatacaggtttgtatGAAATTTGAATCtgaagtttcatttttggttgaactatccatttaagagTATTTTTAACACTAGATTGGATTTAAAATGGAGAATAACAGTTTAAATTTCAAACATAATACTTTCAGTGTCAAATATAATGTGACACTAAAAGTCATGTGACAAATGTAATGTCATATATAGCATACTACTGAAAATATTTAGCATTAATAATGTGCAGGTTTACAAAATTCAATGTAGTATAaggaagttgctagcattttaATCCAAACACTTTAAAGTGATGTAATTCAAGCCAAACTCACATCAAAGTCCACCTTATCTCCTTCGGGAATCTTTGGAGCACTGATATTTTGcataaatctgtaaaataattgtTAGTCATGAATACTGACGGTGTGCAGTCTTCACATATGAACATATAGcaataaaaatgagaaagaaagatGTCAGTGTAGAACATACTTTGGCTTTGGTTTTGTCTCATCTGGggataaaaatgttcaaaatacatcacttttaatatgacacaaagtatgttacagacattGAGAGAATCAATCAAACCGTTTGTGTGTGGGATTTATGGAGCAGATACCTGTGGCCTCCTCCTCCACATGAGCTTCTGTTAGATGAAGACAGATGAACAGTCACAATTTTACATTAAGACCATTTGCATAAACACATTTTAAgtgtttaaaagaaaaatgaGCAATATTTGGGAATAAAAATTTATCCAGCATTAAAAAAAGTTCAGATTTTGAGACAAATGCCTGGCTGAATGCGACCCAATGTTCTGACAGTCACGATCATCTCACATGCGATTGAAATTAGCTGATATATTGCATCATGACAGTTTCTGTCCTCCAGCCTTTACAATGACACATCATGCAGTTGATATGCTTGTAAACATTCAATTCAGATAATGAGGCATTACTTACTATTGAACAGATCATATTATACACTAAAAAGCCCATCAATCCATATTACAAAATCAGCTGAATATGAGAAAACTTTCACAATTTTTGCTTATAATCTATATTTTATGAATGAATATAAACCTGAGGAGCTTTACCTTGTGGTTCAGGTTCTGGCTCCTCTGTTCAGATATGAAATAGTTATAATTGGTTAAAAATTAAGACTTATAGACacttgtatatatataaataaccagAATATTAATAAGAACTGAAATAATTACCTTCCACTTCTGCAGGCTCTATTATAAGAACAGCACATGTTAGTAAAATAGCAGTTAGTTTCTAAAGAATACAGcttaaaaaattataaacataCCATACACCACAAGACCTGGCATTCAGGAACAGGTATTCTTTTATGTATCTAAACTGAACTGAATTGAAGTAAAACATTTGTAACTGAATGCCACTTTTGTTCATAATGAACTCGAGTTGCCTGGATGCTGGTCTTGGTTCAAATGGTAAGTACTGAAATTGAGGAATTTGGTGTTGTGCAAATAAAAATGTCTCGATGCAATggcttaaatatattgtattttttttttaaatcataaagcatttaaataactgaataaaGAAATCAAAATGATTACCTTCCACCTCTGGGGCAGGTTctaatatgaaaatataaaattaaatattaaatacctGACATTGGTGCTTACAAATTTGTATGTGCAGTAAATGACCAAACAAAATAAAGGTAAGTCTGATGCTTTACCTTCCTCTGATGGAGGTGGCACTATTGAAGAGAAAGAATTAATATTGTAATGCAATATGTTTTTAATATCATGCaagtttataataattattattatttattaaaaaggtGAATTTACACAAAATACAGCTAAAGTTGCTAaagtatggaagcttgtttctgccacatcgtttaaaataaaagtaattgtgagttttttttattttaaattgtgaaaaatttcacaattaccttttttattgttttttattctgTGGAAATCTCTTCCATACTATGGTGTAATATTATatcacaaaaataattaaaaagtgagTGAGCAAAGAAATAATGGGTGCATAAATTGCTAAATACAATTATTGCTAAGTATATGTTGTGAAGAATTTACCTTCCACTTCAGGAGGAATGATagaataaatgaaagaaagaaggaagaaataaataattgaataaacaaGGATGAGTAAGTGAATTAATTAACTGTAAATAAACTGAAATATCTGCATGCATGCATGTGAAATACTCTTTAATCTACAAGTAGAAAGGAATTGTACGAAAGGAGAGTAGAAGAAATTGGTCTTTCTAAAGGTTTAAGGTCACATAAGTGGTATTAACGTTATCTAAATCTAATGAAATCTTATTTTGAAGTTAGTCCATGCATgcatttaaatatacatatacatgtatatgtatatttaaatgcATGCATGAAAAGCAACACAGCACACGGTGAACACGGATTTACCTTCCTCTTCCGTTTCCTCCACTACAGTGTGAACATAACAATGATTAGTAGCACATTCAGAAGCATAAGAGGAACATTTGCATAAACAAGATGCTGAATCAAGTCAACAGGTCTTCTTTAACATCTTTGTCAGAACATTGAGATCCACCCAACAGCTTGTAAATGACATTTTGAGAAAGTTCATATTGAGAATTGAATGCCATTTGCATGATCACATAGATCAAATGATGTGTTAAATGAATTGAATGTgattttttatgtaattatatTTACTACACCAGACAAGCACCAAAATATTAGATTAACGTTAAGGAAGGAATGTGGGGACTAACATCTCAGACGAGAGAAACAGATATGGACAGGACTTGATATTAAAATGTCACTCTACACAAACTGAATTAGTACTTGAGTAACTCAACTCCACTGGCCATGAAGCTGAGGACAAAGGCTATTCTACAATGAAATTATCACAGACGAAAATAGGACAATAAGCATGCAGAACTTCCTCTGGACCAGAATCCATTTCCATGAGGACATGATTAGTGATTAATGCATGCATATGACTAATGCGATGCTTTAAGCAGGGAATAGTGGCTTACCTTCCCTATTACATGGTAAAAAGAGGAAAAGAAAAAGATAAGCAGTTGATATTGAGTTGGATAGTCAATTAAAAAGATAACGCATTAAACTGAGCTACACTTTTTCAACTATCCACATTATTTTTCCAGTAAAAGTGGGTGCAGCCCTTTGTACATTTtgagtctggcttccggtctaATCTGCCTCCAGCTAATTTTAGcggtacaaaacagctcgttttgctgcttggcattgcaaattggtgtctaaccacattattttaatgaattatattaattatgaacacactggcttGTAGTTCAAAACGTTTtgcgtttactgcacgttgttattcttcttgttatgaACCGGAAGTCTGGATAATAGGCTTCCTTAAAGAATAAAGCAGATAAAGAACCTTTTATAAAAtgaaaaggttttaaatattgttaaatgGATGTTCAAGATTTTTCACGGAGCTGATAACAAAGCTTGTAATACAAACGCGTCAGTTGTTGCCGTAGTAACACAATGTTTACATACGCTATGAGACGTAGAGTAATTAGACAACCGTGCTAAGAGTTATGAGCCGAGAATGGTTTCTAATCGTACCAAAACAAGCTTAAGTGTAAATATAACTGGAACCATTCGGCCTGACAATGGAAAAGCTTGATAGATTCAATCAAAGAATGTCTATTTTTAAGTTTAAACAGATACTTTACAGTATTCAGTATTCCATTTGGAACGCAAGCGAATTAGAACGTTTAAAAAGTAACGAGTTCATACGTACTGAACTTCCTCCTCCACGACTTCTTCTGTGTCAGCCATGATTAGTTGATTCCTGATAAAGTAAATGAGTTACAAAGGGATTTTACATGCTTGCATTCATTTCATTTGTATTTCTGTTTATTAAAACAGCAGAATAAATCCTCTTTAAACTTCTGCAAGTGACACTGATCGCAGAGAACAACACTCTTTATTTTTGACATTGTTGGACCATAACAGTGATTGTGTTTAACAAGCTTTGAAAACGCTGCATCGACTATCCACCAGGAAATAAATCACATTATAAAACATGTAATGGATGAGTGAGGGAGGCTATTTTTGCTTGTAGTAAACAACGGTTTTGAACAGGTGCTCCACACTTTTCCAGACAATGAACTTGGCTGATCTCATTCTGGCCTGCCATTCATTCTCCATGTAAACCAAGAGTGCGTGTGTCCTTGCCATCTATTTTTGAAACGCATTGTTTGTGCAGGGCACTTTTCCACAGCTTCTAATGACGTTAAAGACCCGAATGCAACTTATGATTATATATAGTAgccacagaatttttttttttgtaagaattgcttgcaattttcacaaagaaataGCCAGTTATGCATGAAAGAAAATGCGAATTTTGAAGTAGAGAAAATactaaaaatagtattttattgttttatttacaatgcATATGTAGACCTACTGTAATTCACGTTTACAAATATGTGAATGTACTAAAATTTTCAGAgcgaaaattgtttctacaccattttttgtGTTGATAATTAAAAATGTGTTGATAGTTACTGTAATGAATGCCATATGTAAGAATGGTCTTCCTAAAAATCACCAAGACATCAGCTTATTgacaataattgcaaaaaaagtagaCAATCACAATTTGTTTTTAATGCAATGAATTCactgtataaatgtttttaaaaaaaattaatatagtaCATTTTAGAACAACCATTTAATTCTTTGTACTTCTGTCACATTTATTTCAGTGTTGCATCTactgtacagaccaaaagtttggacacaccttgtcattcaaatgaatgagaaggtgtgtccaaacttttggtctgtactgtatatttttctgtttattaaagtttttactctacatttgtgcagttttcagtgggttagtgatattttttaaatatatataaattaataaatcaatattttttaaatgggtttttatacaaaaacagttttttttatgtaaaattcactttataaaagacccacatttctaactttaattcatggtgATAACATGGATagtttcacatggtttagtgtaagatttttgcccatcttttggaaaatccagttttaaaagtaaaaaaacaacaactacaaataacttttaccagtaggtggctgcagagctccactatttgctatttgaccacctgaaagatattttttcacaagttgtttcagttgaattcatatctacagtacagaccaaaagtttggacacacctgaatgagaaggaaTATAAAGTActgtatattttttgcatttatttgtgaaattttaccaacaatttctgagtgaaaatagttTCTACATGATTTTTTGTGTTTAATGTGTTGATAGGCACTGTAATGAATGCCATATGTAAAAAATGGCTTCCTAAAAATCACCAAGACACCAGACTGcaaaatattgaataaaaaatTGGACAATTTTGTTCTGCAAAATTCAGCATCACTTGGTTTGATATTTGCTTTTAGTGCGataaaaaatacactgtataaatgttttttttaattaatgtagtGAATTATTTTATTCTTTCTACTTTTATATCACAATTAATTGTGTTTCTTCTTTTTGcatttgtgaaataaaaagtgtaAATTTTTCCTACACCTTTTTGTGTTGATAGTTGATGTAATGAATGCCATATGTAAGAAATGCCTTCCTAAAAATCCCCAAAAAACCAGCTGACTGACAATAATTGCAATCAGCTGGTTTGAAATTTGCTTTCAATGCAATGAATTCATACACCTTATTAAATCATTTTTGAAGTCGTAAATAAAGATAAACGTAGTACATCTTACACGAAAATTCACGAAAGCTCAATTTAATTCAGCGTTGCTTCTTTTCTTTACTATCAAAGTCCTACaccatttttattctttcattgTATTCAAGTGTCTAAATTCAGTCTGTAGTTGCTGAAGGTCCAAAGGTCAGCAGGTCATCCACTTGAAACATGTTTTATCATCTTATTTTCACTCAATATTTGCAGCGTGATAGCTGTTGGGGTCTTCATCTTATCTTGTCTGACGGCACTCAAACTAATGTCTCTCCTCAAAGAGATCATCTCGGATAAAGGTTGATTTTAAATTGAGTCCTTGTGATAATGAGAGCGGGCAGCAGCAGCAGCCAGAGGTCTGAGCAGAGTGTTTCTAACCAAATCCACCAAGTCTTTGCAGCAGATTAACCGTCTCACTCTGGAGCTACGTGCGTTTTACGTTAATAAGCGAGGACTGGTTGGACTCCATCTGAAAGGCTGGAAAAATCACAGGCTGACGGTGGCAGGAATGTTGCCATTGATAGTCTGTATTAAGCTGCATTAAGGCAAAAACCCAAAGCATGCAAACCATCAGTCCCTCTGGCGAACAAGACAAGCATTGCATTGATGATTGCACAGACTACGCCATGCAAAGGAATGAAGAGGCCAATCCTCAGGCCTGATTTACACATTATGGGAAACTTCCCACAATTAATTTAATCCGGTAGGCATGCAATTGCTTGATTTTAGTTATAAAGAAACGTACCTTAGATCTCACTAGGAAGAACGAGAGATGGGGTCTTGTCTCGAGGGTCGGGGCAGCAGACAGTTTCAAACTAACCCAAAGCTCACCTAATACAGACCTGCCAGATCATGTGACCTCCCTTCTatgctctgattggctgcttGCGCTGAGCCTATTGTTAGAGAGAGCTGAGCATGCCAGATATGTGATACATGGAGTATTGTGAAACACACAATCACAGGTGTTTTTCATTGGTCTCTTTATTGTGGTCACTGAGACAATGGTACAAGTTGAAACAGTTGCTCTGTATGGAACTATCGGCTACAAACGGTCATATTTGTAAC
Proteins encoded in this region:
- the tnnt2e gene encoding troponin T2e, cardiac isoform X1; this translates as MQNISAPKIPEGDKVDFDDIHRKRQEKDLSELQSLIEAHFIQRKKDEEELIALVNRIEKRRTERAEQQRIRAEKEKERQARLAEEKERREQEEQRKKLDEDAKKKKALTNMTHQYGGIQQKGEGRKGAKKQTEREKKKKILAERRKPLNIDHLSEDKLKEKASELWQWMMQLEAEKFDLSEKLKRQKYDVTQLLARVRDHQSAKGRGKGKVGGRLR
- the tnnt2e gene encoding troponin T2e, cardiac isoform X2, with protein sequence MQNISAPKIPEGDKVDFDDIHRKRQEKDLSELQSLIEAHFIQRKKDEEELIALVNRIEKRRTERAEQQRIRAEKEKERQARLAEEKERREQEEQRKKLDEDAKKKKALTNMTHQYGGIQQKGEGRKGAKKQTEREKKKKILAERRKPLNIDHLSEDKLKEKASELWQWMMQLEAEKFDLSEKLKRQKYDMNVFQTRINEQQKFAKGRGKGKVGGRLR